In a single window of the Streptomyces sp. NBC_00094 genome:
- a CDS encoding STAS domain-containing protein, translating to MTIEWRYTVQQELGVLSLAGFLGADALGRFTGAVGWAVARGTGPVVLDLSRLRGWSAGGQVAVAEAARRLRDVGRSLELAAIPADGSLVPVGDGPAIPVHCDLAAAFAAHIDAGTEQRAWRSDEWPAE from the coding sequence ATGACCATCGAATGGCGCTACACCGTTCAGCAGGAGCTCGGCGTGCTGTCCCTGGCCGGATTCCTCGGCGCCGACGCCCTCGGCCGCTTCACCGGCGCCGTCGGATGGGCGGTGGCGCGCGGCACCGGGCCGGTCGTCCTCGACCTGAGCAGGCTGCGCGGCTGGTCCGCGGGCGGTCAGGTCGCCGTCGCGGAGGCCGCCCGCCGGCTCCGGGACGTGGGCCGGAGTCTCGAACTCGCCGCGATCCCCGCCGACGGCTCCCTCGTCCCCGTGGGCGACGGCCCGGCGATCCCGGTCCACTGCGACCTGGCCGCCGCGTTCGCCGCGCACATCGACGCGGGCACGGAGCAGCGCGCCTGGCGCAGTGACGAGTGGCCCGCCGAGTGA
- a CDS encoding FAD-dependent monooxygenase, producing MSENRKWPPVEETEVLIVGGGPVGLALALDLTHRGVDFMLVEAGDGRVAHPRVSTVGPRAMEAFRRWGVADAIRGAGWPADHTLDIAWVTAVGEHELYRLRLGTAGARPLPSYTPEPESICPQHWLAPLLTARLGVRPAGPVRLGTRLVEFRHKPDRVGAVLVDGAGVPTTVHARFLVGCDGASSPVRKACGIDAPERHRTRTLRNILFRAPGLGALLGPRTALVHFVTEPGGLRYPLRAIDGRDLYRLTCPAGPADAERVVRRATTVDVPVEVVSDATWHLTHRVASRYRDGRVFLAGDAAHTLSPSGGFGLATGVGDAADLGWKLAAELAGWAGAGLLDTYETERRPVAVDSLEESHRNLRRTVDRRLSAALRDGTEEGERARAELAREIADSDPLREFDAPDLHFAHRYASPAIAEEKGGPGAADGAGGTGLAGRAGPADGGERPATADGPAWNRTTLPGVRAPHAWLGPGRSTLDLFGGEFVLLCFDLATRPEGGVGTIPGPGPGPRPLDGFVRAFADRRVPLRVRHCHDREVAWRYERPFVLVRPDGHVAWRGGTLPADPLRIADLVRGAGA from the coding sequence GTGTCGGAGAACAGGAAGTGGCCCCCGGTCGAGGAGACCGAGGTGCTGATCGTGGGCGGCGGGCCCGTCGGGCTCGCGCTCGCCCTCGACCTCACCCATCGGGGCGTGGACTTCATGCTGGTGGAGGCCGGGGACGGGCGGGTCGCCCACCCGAGGGTCTCCACCGTCGGCCCGCGCGCGATGGAGGCGTTCCGGCGCTGGGGCGTCGCGGACGCGATCCGGGGAGCGGGCTGGCCGGCGGACCACACCCTGGACATCGCGTGGGTGACCGCCGTCGGCGAGCACGAGCTGTACCGGCTGCGGCTCGGCACGGCCGGCGCACGGCCGCTGCCCTCGTACACGCCGGAGCCGGAGTCGATCTGCCCGCAGCACTGGCTGGCACCGCTGCTCACCGCCCGCCTGGGGGTCCGCCCGGCGGGGCCGGTGCGGCTCGGCACCCGGCTCGTCGAGTTCCGCCACAAGCCCGACCGGGTCGGCGCGGTCCTCGTGGACGGGGCCGGGGTCCCGACGACGGTGCACGCCCGGTTCCTGGTGGGCTGTGACGGGGCCTCCTCGCCCGTGCGCAAGGCCTGCGGCATCGACGCGCCCGAGCGGCACCGGACCCGCACCCTGCGGAACATCCTCTTCCGGGCCCCGGGGCTCGGGGCCCTGCTCGGTCCACGGACGGCGCTCGTCCACTTCGTCACGGAGCCGGGAGGCCTGCGGTACCCGCTGCGGGCGATCGACGGCCGGGACCTGTACCGGCTGACGTGTCCGGCGGGGCCCGCCGACGCCGAACGGGTCGTACGGCGGGCGACGACGGTGGACGTACCGGTCGAGGTGGTGTCGGACGCGACCTGGCACCTGACCCACCGGGTGGCCTCGCGGTACCGCGACGGCCGGGTCTTCCTCGCGGGGGACGCGGCGCACACCCTGTCGCCCTCGGGCGGCTTCGGGCTGGCGACGGGCGTCGGCGACGCGGCCGACCTCGGGTGGAAGCTGGCGGCGGAGCTGGCCGGCTGGGCGGGGGCGGGGCTGCTCGACACGTACGAGACCGAGCGGCGGCCGGTCGCCGTCGACAGCCTGGAGGAGAGTCACCGGAACCTGCGGCGGACGGTCGACCGGCGGCTCTCGGCCGCGCTGCGCGACGGGACGGAGGAGGGGGAACGGGCCCGCGCCGAACTGGCCCGGGAGATCGCGGACTCCGATCCGCTCCGGGAGTTCGACGCGCCCGACCTGCACTTCGCCCACCGGTACGCCTCCCCGGCGATCGCCGAGGAGAAGGGCGGGCCGGGCGCCGCGGACGGGGCGGGCGGCACCGGACTCGCGGGCCGGGCGGGTCCGGCGGACGGTGGGGAGCGGCCCGCCACGGCCGACGGGCCGGCCTGGAACCGTACGACACTTCCCGGGGTACGGGCTCCGCACGCGTGGCTCGGGCCGGGCCGGTCGACACTCGACCTCTTCGGCGGGGAGTTCGTCCTGCTCTGCTTCGACCTGGCCACCCGCCCGGAGGGCGGCGTCGGCACCATCCCGGGCCCGGGCCCGGGCCCACGTCCCCTGGACGGCTTCGTCCGTGCCTTCGCCGATCGCCGGGTCCCGCTGCGGGTACGGCACTGTCACGACAGGGAGGTGGCGTGGCGGTACGAGCGACCGTTCGTCCTGGTGCGCCCGGACGGGCACGTGGCATGGCGCGGGGGCACTCTGCCGGCCGATCCACTGCGGATCGCGGACCTCGTACGCGGGGCCGGCGCATGA
- a CDS encoding NAD(P)/FAD-dependent oxidoreductase: MQTVTATQPATAVTRAGPVQELLPRTVPRTRRRTRANSTVSVVGAGMAGLVAAYELERLGFRVEVIEGSRRLGGRVHTHRFGASEGAPFVELGAMRVPTAHHRTMRYVEHLGLADQVRPFTTLLSEENAYLTTSTGHVRLRDAPRALIADVRAALPGTHYREETVVFGAWLAAVVDAVAPPGLRAGLRGDLARNLLDLVEELDVSPHLLGNAKDRIDVHGLFAAHPGIRAGCGTRLNSFLDDILTETSPELVRLACGMDQLVQRLAARVRGPIWFGQRVSGFEVAADHVLVRIGSGPGATVRRCDYVLCTVPFSVLRGLALSGFDEDKLAVVREVDYCPATKVAVHCREPFWEREGIRGGASFSGGRIRQTYYPPSAADGPGDPAQGAALLASYTIGEDADHLGRMPPPLRHRRVVEELGRMHPQLLRRGMVRGVASLAWGGHPWTEGGCTIRWGRDAAACEEQRRRAVRPQRRMFFAGEHCATEPAWIEGAVESALEAVDLIARHAPGRGVAPRAGLEAA; this comes from the coding sequence ATGCAGACCGTCACCGCCACACAGCCGGCCACCGCCGTCACACGCGCCGGACCCGTGCAGGAACTCCTGCCGCGGACCGTGCCCCGCACCCGGCGCCGCACCCGCGCCAACAGCACGGTCAGCGTCGTGGGCGCCGGGATGGCCGGTCTGGTCGCCGCGTACGAGCTGGAGCGGCTCGGGTTCCGCGTCGAGGTCATCGAGGGCAGCCGCAGGCTGGGGGGCCGCGTCCACACGCACCGGTTCGGGGCGTCCGAGGGCGCCCCGTTCGTGGAGCTCGGCGCCATGCGCGTCCCGACCGCGCACCACCGCACGATGCGCTACGTCGAGCACCTCGGTCTCGCCGATCAGGTCCGCCCGTTCACCACCCTGCTCTCCGAGGAGAACGCCTATCTGACGACCAGTACCGGCCACGTCCGGCTCCGCGACGCGCCCCGCGCGCTGATCGCCGACGTCCGCGCGGCGCTGCCCGGCACCCACTACCGCGAGGAGACCGTGGTGTTCGGCGCGTGGCTCGCGGCCGTCGTGGACGCGGTGGCCCCGCCGGGGCTGCGGGCCGGTCTCCGCGGTGACCTCGCCCGTAACCTCCTCGACCTCGTCGAGGAGCTCGACGTGTCCCCGCATCTCCTGGGCAACGCCAAGGACCGGATCGACGTGCACGGTCTCTTCGCCGCCCACCCGGGGATCCGGGCCGGCTGCGGCACCCGTCTGAACAGCTTCCTCGACGACATCCTCACCGAGACGAGCCCCGAACTGGTGCGGCTGGCCTGCGGCATGGACCAGCTGGTGCAGCGGCTCGCCGCCCGCGTCCGCGGGCCGATCTGGTTCGGGCAGCGGGTGTCCGGCTTCGAGGTGGCCGCCGACCACGTCCTCGTACGGATCGGGAGCGGTCCCGGCGCGACCGTGCGGCGCTGCGACTACGTCCTGTGCACCGTGCCGTTCTCCGTGCTGCGGGGCCTCGCCCTGAGCGGCTTCGACGAGGACAAGCTCGCGGTCGTGCGCGAGGTGGACTACTGCCCGGCGACCAAGGTGGCGGTGCACTGCCGCGAGCCGTTCTGGGAGCGCGAGGGCATCCGGGGCGGCGCCTCCTTCAGTGGGGGCCGGATCCGGCAGACGTACTATCCGCCGTCGGCGGCCGACGGGCCCGGGGACCCTGCCCAGGGCGCGGCCCTGCTCGCCAGCTACACGATCGGCGAGGACGCCGACCATCTCGGCCGGATGCCTCCCCCGCTGCGGCACCGGAGGGTCGTCGAGGAGCTGGGGCGGATGCATCCGCAGCTGCTGCGCCGCGGGATGGTGCGGGGCGTCGCCAGCCTCGCCTGGGGCGGGCATCCGTGGACGGAGGGCGGCTGCACCATCCGTTGGGGGCGGGACGCCGCCGCCTGTGAGGAGCAGCGGAGGCGGGCCGTGCGGCCGCAGCGCCGGATGTTCTTCGCCGGAGAGCACTGCGCGACCGAACCCGCGTGGATCGAGGGGGCGGTGGAGTCGGCCCTTGAGGCCGTGGACCTGATCGCGCGGCACGCGCCGGGCCGGGGCGTGGCCCCGCGGGCCGGACTGGAGGCGGCATGA
- a CDS encoding FAD-dependent monooxygenase — MTGLDAGSDKDTGGDRNVGRAGNVGRVGNVGRVGEGAPAGDVDVCVVGAGPVGLTLAIGLRRLGLCVRIVDKAPATKREARALVLWARAREALGDLGVGGTLGRHGVELEAVTIHSRDRALGELTTGWARSAHARPLNIEQHDIERLLAEELARLGTRVEWNTELTDVKIHDDRAEFTLRHEDGTVASAAAPWIVGCEGTASVVRDRLGIPFEGRRRTGLQVVQGNAHPTWSLGEEPGRGHIFLAPHRSLLVFPLPGGGFRFFCFRDDPDPTLTAAPTLDELRDLVAETARMPGLRLAATEHRWLNRARFSDRVAARLRSGRGLLAGDAAHAWAPVGGHGMNVGILGAHNLAWKLAAVHHGHAGAELLDTYSDEQRLMAVRYIREMRFNFMELPLPPLGYRAFTATVPAALARRRVQRRLDLRLSDLGRNHRDSALSRHRPGRRHRSGPRAGDRMPDVTVTTGRATEDAADTDTTTAVRLHTLLGYDRWTLVLRAERARAGVVDALRAACDGFPAQVRVLPVTPRDAAEGRRLGHPDDLRLVRPDGYVGLVAPLARTALLRSYLVALAAEGRTAVHQSQEHHPHRAH, encoded by the coding sequence GTGACCGGGTTGGACGCGGGAAGCGACAAGGACACCGGCGGGGACAGGAACGTCGGCCGGGCCGGGAACGTCGGCCGGGTCGGGAACGTCGGCCGGGTCGGGGAAGGAGCCCCGGCCGGCGACGTCGACGTGTGCGTGGTCGGGGCCGGCCCTGTCGGCCTCACCCTGGCCATCGGCCTGCGCCGGCTGGGGCTATGCGTCCGGATCGTCGACAAGGCGCCCGCGACCAAGCGCGAGGCCCGGGCCCTCGTCCTGTGGGCGCGGGCCAGGGAGGCACTCGGCGACCTGGGGGTCGGCGGGACGCTCGGGCGCCACGGGGTGGAGCTGGAGGCGGTGACGATCCACTCCCGTGACCGGGCGCTCGGCGAACTCACCACCGGCTGGGCGCGATCGGCCCACGCCCGCCCCCTCAACATCGAGCAGCACGACATCGAGCGCCTCCTCGCCGAGGAGCTGGCCCGGCTCGGCACCCGGGTCGAGTGGAACACCGAGCTGACGGACGTCAAGATCCATGACGACAGGGCCGAGTTCACCCTGCGCCACGAGGACGGCACGGTCGCGTCCGCGGCCGCTCCGTGGATCGTCGGCTGCGAGGGCACGGCCAGCGTGGTCAGGGACCGTCTCGGCATCCCCTTCGAGGGGCGCCGCCGCACCGGTCTCCAGGTCGTCCAGGGCAACGCCCACCCGACCTGGTCGCTGGGCGAGGAGCCCGGCCGGGGCCACATCTTCCTGGCCCCGCACCGCTCCCTGCTCGTCTTCCCGCTGCCCGGCGGCGGCTTCCGCTTCTTCTGCTTCCGGGACGACCCCGACCCCACGCTGACCGCCGCCCCGACCCTCGACGAGCTGCGGGACCTGGTCGCGGAGACGGCCCGGATGCCCGGCCTCCGGCTCGCCGCGACCGAGCACCGCTGGCTCAACCGGGCCCGGTTCAGCGACCGGGTCGCCGCCCGGCTCCGCTCCGGTCGCGGGCTGCTCGCCGGGGACGCGGCGCACGCCTGGGCCCCGGTCGGCGGCCACGGCATGAACGTCGGCATCCTCGGCGCCCACAACCTCGCCTGGAAGCTGGCCGCCGTGCACCACGGGCACGCGGGCGCGGAACTCCTCGACACGTACAGCGACGAACAACGCCTGATGGCCGTGCGGTACATCCGCGAGATGCGGTTCAACTTCATGGAGCTGCCGCTCCCGCCGCTCGGCTACCGGGCGTTCACGGCGACCGTGCCCGCCGCCCTCGCCCGGCGCCGCGTCCAGCGCCGGCTGGACCTGCGTCTGAGCGACCTGGGCCGCAACCACCGGGACAGCGCGCTGTCCCGGCACCGTCCGGGCCGCCGCCACCGCTCGGGCCCGCGCGCGGGCGACCGGATGCCGGACGTCACGGTCACCACCGGCCGCGCCACGGAAGATGCCGCCGACACCGACACCACCACCGCCGTCCGGCTGCACACCCTGCTCGGGTACGACCGATGGACGCTGGTCCTGCGCGCCGAACGGGCCCGCGCAGGCGTCGTCGACGCCCTGAGGGCGGCCTGCGACGGGTTTCCCGCTCAGGTCCGCGTCCTGCCCGTGACGCCCCGGGACGCCGCCGAGGGCCGGCGCCTCGGTCACCCGGACGACCTGCGGCTCGTACGGCCCGACGGATACGTGGGTCTGGTCGCCCCGCTGGCCCGTACCGCCCTGCTCCGCTCCTACCTCGTGGCGCTCGCCGCCGAGGGCCGGACGGCCGTCCATCAGTCCCAGGAGCACCACCCGCACCGTGCGCACTGA
- a CDS encoding helix-turn-helix transcriptional regulator: MSTPLYQLKAEFFKTLGHPVRIRVLELLSEREHAVAEMLRDTGVEAAYLSQQLAVLRRANLVVARREGVTVYYTLTSPRVAELLLVARSILSGVLAGQAELLADLRAGSPRRP, encoded by the coding sequence ATGAGTACGCCGCTCTATCAGTTGAAGGCGGAGTTCTTCAAAACTCTGGGACACCCCGTCCGGATCCGCGTCCTGGAGCTGCTGAGCGAACGCGAGCACGCGGTCGCCGAGATGCTGCGCGACACCGGAGTCGAAGCGGCGTACCTCTCCCAGCAGTTGGCCGTTCTGCGCCGGGCGAACCTGGTCGTCGCCCGGCGCGAAGGCGTCACCGTGTACTACACGCTGACGAGCCCCAGGGTGGCCGAACTGCTGCTGGTGGCACGCTCGATCCTGTCCGGTGTCCTCGCGGGTCAGGCCGAACTGCTCGCCGACCTGCGGGCCGGCTCGCCCCGGAGGCCGTGA
- a CDS encoding ferritin-like domain-containing protein — translation MSVFDLPRLYFGGTAVTRLPTGPRGGLVDLARNTALRGAEGGSGRPSAVGPFGEDGPAEAYHEHLAEHGARGGHFSGNGHLVLDARVTGVERSAGAVETTDPVVGRAVDLWGHHNPYLGTTVNRARVFDVDPASAWTTTLMGGQFAFGREGRSHDAGYLCLGDVSGFMPPRWHGFTPVRRTLHQFAIGAGEGLDWPAGAADSPAVRALRAAVEEGAGGGILVQFALEAAATDPENRPESEDAPGVWRLRGTVAPWRPDEPRTHPAGRLLVPYGREPRTDGAPGPCTVRVSPEGIAFNWPFAHRPFASAGAVRDGGSALELRTARSDLPVAVLPAGAPEGGEVVTVPAVSVDGVRRAEEEGLVLVRPAADGGGARTVLLREREAVVLTDEACLVLEHPDPERGDEHAVEVPVRTFLRGVPAALDEVVVRQFPNPRALPLDPVASAPTARCGDVEIVRLRAGRTAGEKPLAGEGSGGAGSSRCGFATDARGRGWFTVSGARAGTARLLLAAGPEDAPPHDPAAPGSAEACYDHEDTLGFWPWAGSAAVRVLPDDWQLDAVPPQDVTFALLHREVFAYYEQLFPFMRDEVFSLADRCKVETYAKLIWQMCDPANKDRTYYMPPTRDLSLPKARLLLTYLRAQSSAAAVPPAAVPSPVRSSPQITTRAQLRSALWQAVTVELATCLQYLFAGYSVPTHGTGFAYVRSGVWTPRQLRLACGDGGESLAKGVRDSLFDVAREEMMHFLVVNNILMAMGEPFHVPEIDFGTPGRLPLPLDFALEPLHLGSLQRFIAIERPERLAGGTGAPDGPGPFGSPSELYAGIREGLTRVPDLFPVERGRGGGEHHLFVGGAVNAVHPDYQLEVDDLSSALFAVDFVTEQGEGGVLDTEKAGSESHHDTFVRLADLLMTERADGPRGKGAPWQPAYPSLRNPTLDPGHPGRAAVSDPHARQVMRLFNRCYFLMLQLIVQHFGESPDASLRRSKLMNAAIDVMTGMMRPLAEQLMPLESGWRGRTAGPSFELEEPPVYIARADVARRGFAMRFRHLAAMAGECEGVPDRVPELMTWYAERFAHEGRS, via the coding sequence ATGAGCGTGTTCGACCTGCCCCGGCTGTACTTCGGCGGGACGGCCGTGACCCGTCTGCCCACGGGGCCGCGCGGCGGTCTCGTGGACCTGGCCCGCAACACCGCCCTGCGGGGTGCGGAGGGCGGGTCCGGACGTCCGTCGGCCGTGGGCCCGTTCGGGGAGGACGGGCCCGCCGAGGCGTACCACGAGCACCTGGCGGAACACGGGGCGCGCGGCGGCCACTTCTCAGGGAACGGCCATCTCGTCCTGGACGCCCGGGTGACCGGGGTGGAGCGGTCGGCCGGGGCGGTCGAGACGACCGATCCGGTCGTCGGGCGGGCCGTCGACCTGTGGGGGCACCACAACCCGTATCTGGGGACGACGGTGAACCGGGCCCGGGTCTTCGACGTCGATCCCGCCTCGGCGTGGACGACGACGCTGATGGGTGGTCAGTTCGCGTTCGGGCGTGAGGGCCGCTCGCACGACGCGGGATATCTGTGCCTCGGAGACGTGAGCGGCTTCATGCCGCCCCGGTGGCACGGCTTCACGCCGGTCCGCCGGACGCTCCACCAGTTCGCGATCGGCGCCGGGGAAGGTCTCGACTGGCCGGCGGGGGCGGCGGACTCCCCCGCCGTCCGCGCCCTGCGGGCCGCCGTGGAGGAGGGTGCGGGCGGCGGGATCCTTGTCCAGTTCGCCCTGGAGGCGGCGGCCACAGACCCGGAGAACCGGCCGGAGTCGGAGGACGCGCCCGGGGTGTGGCGGCTACGGGGCACCGTCGCGCCCTGGCGGCCGGACGAGCCGCGCACGCACCCCGCGGGGCGGCTGCTCGTCCCGTACGGGAGGGAGCCCCGCACGGACGGGGCGCCGGGCCCCTGCACGGTACGGGTCTCCCCGGAGGGGATCGCGTTCAACTGGCCTTTCGCGCACCGGCCCTTCGCCTCCGCCGGGGCGGTGCGGGACGGGGGCTCGGCCCTGGAGCTGCGGACGGCCCGCTCGGACCTCCCGGTCGCCGTGCTGCCCGCCGGAGCGCCCGAGGGCGGCGAGGTGGTGACCGTACCGGCCGTGTCCGTGGACGGGGTGCGGCGGGCCGAGGAGGAGGGCCTCGTCCTGGTGCGCCCGGCCGCGGACGGTGGGGGCGCGCGCACGGTGCTGCTGCGGGAGCGCGAGGCCGTCGTCCTGACCGACGAGGCCTGTCTGGTCCTGGAGCACCCGGACCCCGAGCGCGGCGACGAGCACGCGGTCGAGGTCCCGGTACGGACCTTCCTGCGGGGCGTTCCGGCGGCGCTCGACGAGGTCGTCGTGCGGCAGTTCCCCAACCCTCGCGCCCTCCCGCTGGATCCGGTGGCCTCCGCCCCGACGGCCCGCTGCGGGGACGTCGAGATCGTACGGCTCCGAGCCGGCCGGACCGCCGGGGAGAAGCCGCTCGCCGGGGAGGGGTCCGGTGGGGCCGGATCGTCCCGGTGCGGCTTCGCCACGGACGCGCGCGGGCGCGGCTGGTTCACCGTCTCCGGGGCGCGGGCCGGCACGGCACGGCTGCTGCTCGCGGCCGGCCCCGAGGATGCGCCGCCGCACGATCCGGCCGCCCCGGGCTCCGCCGAGGCCTGCTACGACCACGAGGACACCCTCGGGTTCTGGCCCTGGGCGGGCTCCGCCGCCGTCCGTGTCCTGCCCGACGACTGGCAGTTGGACGCCGTCCCCCCGCAGGACGTGACCTTCGCACTGCTGCACCGCGAGGTGTTCGCGTACTACGAGCAGTTGTTCCCGTTCATGCGCGACGAGGTGTTCAGCCTGGCGGACCGCTGCAAGGTGGAGACGTACGCGAAGCTCATCTGGCAGATGTGCGACCCGGCGAACAAGGACCGGACGTACTACATGCCCCCGACCCGGGACCTGTCCCTGCCCAAGGCGCGGCTGCTCCTCACGTACCTGCGCGCGCAGAGCTCGGCGGCGGCCGTACCCCCGGCGGCCGTTCCGTCGCCGGTCCGTTCGTCTCCGCAGATCACCACGCGGGCCCAGCTGCGGTCGGCGCTCTGGCAGGCCGTCACGGTGGAGCTCGCCACCTGTCTCCAGTACCTCTTCGCGGGGTACTCGGTTCCCACCCACGGCACGGGGTTCGCGTACGTCCGCAGCGGGGTGTGGACCCCCCGTCAGCTCCGGCTGGCCTGCGGGGACGGCGGGGAGAGCCTGGCGAAGGGCGTCAGGGACAGCCTCTTCGACGTCGCCAGGGAGGAGATGATGCACTTCCTCGTCGTCAACAACATCCTGATGGCGATGGGAGAGCCCTTCCACGTCCCGGAGATCGACTTCGGCACACCGGGCCGGCTGCCGCTGCCGCTGGACTTCGCCCTGGAGCCGCTGCACCTGGGCAGCCTCCAGCGGTTCATCGCCATCGAGCGGCCCGAGCGGCTCGCGGGCGGCACCGGGGCCCCGGACGGGCCCGGCCCGTTCGGCTCGCCGAGCGAGCTGTACGCCGGCATCCGGGAGGGCCTGACGCGCGTCCCCGACCTGTTCCCGGTGGAACGGGGCCGTGGCGGGGGCGAGCACCACCTCTTCGTCGGCGGCGCGGTCAACGCCGTCCATCCGGACTACCAGTTGGAGGTGGACGACCTGTCGAGCGCGCTCTTCGCCGTCGACTTCGTGACCGAGCAGGGCGAGGGCGGTGTCCTCGACACGGAGAAGGCCGGCTCCGAGTCCCACCACGACACCTTCGTACGCCTCGCCGACCTCCTGATGACGGAGCGCGCCGACGGACCGCGCGGGAAGGGAGCGCCGTGGCAACCGGCGTACCCGTCGCTGCGCAATCCGACGCTGGACCCCGGCCACCCCGGACGGGCGGCGGTGAGCGACCCGCACGCCCGGCAGGTGATGCGGCTCTTCAACCGCTGCTACTTCCTGATGCTCCAGCTGATCGTCCAGCACTTCGGGGAGAGCCCGGACGCGAGCCTGCGCCGCTCGAAGCTGATGAACGCGGCCATCGACGTGATGACGGGGATGATGCGCCCGCTCGCCGAGCAGCTCATGCCGCTGGAGTCGGGGTGGCGGGGGCGGACGGCCGGGCCCTCCTTCGAGCTGGAGGAGCCGCCCGTGTACATCGCGCGCGCCGACGTGGCGCGGCGCGGGTTCGCGATGCGGTTCCGGCACCTCGCGGCGATGGCCGGGGAGTGCGAGGGAGTGCCGGACCGGGTGCCGGAGCTGATGACGTGGTACGCGGAGCGTTTCGCGCACGAGGGGAGGAGCTGA
- a CDS encoding carboxymuconolactone decarboxylase family protein, translated as MTTRRLTALTPEQAPGRAGELLTDIVERHGSVGEMVSTMAHSPALLDGYLSLSRAMKRVKIPRALSEKLSLAAQEWIGCGTCREAHRSAGRAAGLSETDIELARQGTSTDPREAALIGLALRVLAEPGALSDEDVAEVRAHGWSDRVIAEVVGVVTLNLLTGAFNLLAGIQPEAEE; from the coding sequence GTGACGACGAGAAGACTGACCGCGCTCACCCCCGAACAGGCACCGGGCCGCGCCGGCGAGCTCCTGACCGACATCGTCGAACGGCACGGTTCGGTCGGCGAGATGGTGTCGACGATGGCGCACTCGCCGGCGCTGCTCGACGGCTATCTGAGCCTGTCCCGGGCGATGAAGCGGGTGAAGATCCCCCGCGCCCTCAGCGAGAAGCTGTCGCTCGCCGCGCAGGAGTGGATCGGCTGCGGAACCTGCCGCGAGGCGCACCGGTCGGCCGGGCGCGCGGCGGGTCTGAGCGAGACCGACATCGAGCTGGCACGCCAGGGCACGTCGACCGATCCGCGCGAGGCCGCGCTCATCGGCCTCGCGCTCCGGGTCCTCGCCGAACCGGGCGCCCTGTCCGACGAGGACGTCGCCGAGGTACGGGCACACGGCTGGAGCGACCGGGTGATCGCGGAGGTGGTCGGGGTGGTCACCCTCAACCTGCTCACGGGGGCCTTCAACCTGCTCGCGGGGATCCAGCCGGAAGCGGAGGAGTGA
- a CDS encoding cytochrome P450: MSGRTAGARAGAGSPEPFDPARLDLADPYPVYRRYRETDPVHAVRNPDGGAGPTTWYLFGHVEVTQVLTGRSFGRASPLTARTTPVPDGYVTLRRVVENWLVFLDPPRHTRLRARVTPPLGAAAVAALRPRVREIAEELVAPLARRPVVEFVEGFAAPYPLLVIGGLLGVEAERWPWFRAQALALQQAGGTRGDRTPDALAGAERAAEELDGYFHRELAARRTEDRGDLLSALARAGAEDPSLSGTELAATCTHLLTAGHETTTGLLGKAVLALIARPEVRGELRDDPGLLPGAVDEFLRFDPPVQMVTRWAHRDTELAGRTVRRGDRLQLVLGSAHRDPARFPDPDVLDIHRDGGRHCAFGLGVHYCAGAALARAEAEIGLGVLLDRLPALGPGARPGVEVEYAPDWVFHGPSRLTLS; encoded by the coding sequence ATGAGTGGGCGGACGGCGGGGGCCCGGGCGGGCGCGGGCTCACCGGAGCCCTTCGACCCGGCGCGGCTCGACCTGGCCGACCCGTACCCCGTCTACCGGCGCTACCGGGAGACCGACCCGGTGCACGCCGTACGGAACCCGGACGGCGGGGCGGGGCCGACCACCTGGTACCTCTTCGGCCACGTGGAGGTGACGCAGGTCCTGACGGGGCGGAGCTTCGGCCGGGCGTCCCCGCTGACGGCGAGGACGACGCCGGTCCCCGACGGGTACGTCACGCTGCGGCGGGTCGTCGAGAACTGGCTCGTCTTCCTCGACCCGCCCCGGCACACCCGGCTGCGCGCGCGGGTCACGCCGCCGCTCGGCGCCGCCGCGGTGGCGGCGCTGCGTCCGCGCGTACGGGAGATCGCGGAGGAGCTGGTCGCGCCGCTCGCGCGGCGACCCGTGGTGGAGTTCGTCGAAGGGTTCGCCGCCCCGTATCCGCTGCTGGTCATCGGCGGGCTGCTCGGGGTGGAGGCCGAGCGGTGGCCGTGGTTCCGTGCGCAGGCGCTCGCCCTCCAGCAGGCGGGCGGGACCCGGGGCGACCGGACACCGGACGCGCTGGCCGGGGCCGAGCGGGCCGCGGAGGAGCTGGACGGCTACTTCCACCGGGAGTTGGCGGCGAGGCGCACGGAGGACCGGGGGGACCTCCTCTCCGCGCTGGCCAGGGCCGGGGCCGAGGACCCGTCCCTGAGCGGGACGGAGCTCGCGGCGACCTGTACGCACCTGCTGACCGCCGGGCACGAGACGACGACGGGACTGCTGGGCAAGGCGGTGCTCGCGCTGATCGCCCGCCCCGAGGTCAGGGGCGAACTCCGGGACGATCCGGGCCTGTTACCGGGCGCCGTGGACGAGTTCCTGCGCTTCGATCCGCCGGTCCAGATGGTGACGCGGTGGGCGCACCGGGACACGGAGCTCGCCGGGCGGACGGTCCGCCGGGGCGACCGCCTGCAGCTCGTCCTGGGCTCGGCCCACCGGGACCCGGCCCGCTTCCCGGACCCCGACGTGCTCGACATCCACCGGGACGGCGGCCGGCACTGCGCCTTCGGGCTGGGCGTCCACTACTGCGCGGGGGCGGCGCTGGCGCGCGCGGAGGCCGAGATCGGCCTCGGCGTCCTCCTCGACCGGCTCCCCGCGCTCGGCCCGGGCGCCAGGCCCGGGGTGGAGGTGGAGTACGCCCCGGACTGGGTGTTCCACGGACCGTCCCGCCTGACGCTGTCCTGA